Proteins encoded in a region of the Nitrospirota bacterium genome:
- a CDS encoding fumarylacetoacetate hydrolase family protein codes for VPFLVSFISKVMTLLPGDLIITGTPSGIGPMKPGDEIEVRIEGIGSLRNTVT; via the coding sequence GGTTCCCTTTCTGGTCAGCTTCATATCGAAGGTGATGACGCTGCTTCCCGGGGACCTCATCATCACGGGAACGCCCTCGGGCATCGGGCCCATGAAGCCGGGCGACGAGATCGAGGTGCGGATCGAGGGGATCGGATCGCTCAGGAACACGGTAACATGA